The sequence GCTTGCGGTTGACTTTGGTGGTGGCCCAGACGCCGGCGGCGGCGCCGGCCGTGAACCAGAACGTACGGCGGAACATCGCAGCGTCAGTCCTTCTGTCCGCGGGAGCTTCGGCCGTTGCGCTTCCTGCCTCGCGCGGACGGCACGGTACGGCCGACGATCACCGTGCGACGGGAGGAGCCGCGACCCCTGCGCTCCCGCTCCGGTTCGGGCTCGGGAGCGGTCCTGCGACCGATCGCCTGCCGTACGCCGTAGCCGAACGCGGCCACCTTGACCAGCGGCCCGCCGAACGTCGACGCGACGGTGGTGGAGAGCGCGGAGGCGTTGGAGGTGACTTCCTGGACGTCCGTCGCGATCGCGTCGACCTTGTCGAGCTGGGTCTGCGCGGAGCGCAC is a genomic window of Streptomyces sp. NBC_01237 containing:
- a CDS encoding DUF948 domain-containing protein: MAGILVAVFWAILVSFLAVVLVRLAQTLRATTKLVADVTEQAVPLLADASATVRSAQTQLDKVDAIATDVQEVTSNASALSTTVASTFGGPLVKVAAFGYGVRQAIGRRTAPEPEPERERRGRGSSRRTVIVGRTVPSARGRKRNGRSSRGQKD